The following proteins are co-located in the Hippoglossus stenolepis isolate QCI-W04-F060 chromosome 23, HSTE1.2, whole genome shotgun sequence genome:
- the LOC124851326 gene encoding putative C-type lectin domain family 20 member A encodes MQNSGTWFDDFCHVQSPFVCYRGTLEDSDFVLVSTTKNWSEAQRHCREHFTDLATMRNNADRTNIGNLITPLRWAWIGLYRDPQIYWSDGSNYSFSSWYHGHNKLGSMKVLCGAAYLKTGGKWRLFSCEKRKPFVCYSVPTVKTLVKVRVELQDSSVDLNDPAVKEQILKELQERLKEKGLSGVTLKWKEKADGEVFH; translated from the exons ATGCAGAACTCAGGAACATGGTTTGATGATTTCTGCCATGTACAGagtccatttgtctgctacagag gaacattagaggaTTCTGACTTTGTGCTAGTGAGTACAACAAAGAATTGGTCTGAggctcagaggcactgcagagaacacttCACAGATCTGGCCACTATGAGGAACAACGCTGACAGAACCAATATAGGGAACTTGATAACACCTCTCCGATGGGCATGGATCGGTTTGTACAGAGATCCTCAGATTTACTGGTCCGACGGGAGTAActactcattcagctcctggtatCACGGTCACAACAAACTTGGCTCGATGAAAGTCTTATGTGGTGCTGCATATTTGAAGACGGGAGGAAAATGGaggttattttcctgtgaaaaaagaaaaccatttgtctgctacagcgTCCCAA CAGTAAAGACGTTGGTGAAGGTGAGGGTGGAGCTACAGGACTCCTCTgtggacctgaatgaccctgctgtgaaagaaCAGATTCTGAAAGAG ctcCAGGAAAGATTGAAGGAGAAAGGACTGAGTGGCGTCACTttgaagtggaaagaaaaggctgATGGGGAAGTTTTCCACTAG